The genome window CGCTGGGCCACATCCACGAGCGCTGGCCAATGGTGCCGGGGCGGTTCAAGGACTTCATCTCGACGCCCAAGCGCAACGGCTACCGAAGCCTGCACACGTCGGTCATCCACGATTCGAAGATGCGCATCGAGGTCCAGATCCGAAGCCGCGACATGCACGCCCAGGCCGAGCGCGGGCTTGCGGCGCACTGGGCCTATAAGGAAGGCAAGCCGGCCGCCGACCTGCACGTGCCGTGGGTCGACGAGCTGGTCGAGATCCTGGAGCACGCCGACAGCCCCGAGGAGCTGCTCGAGCATACGCGCATGGCGATGTACCAGGATCGCATTTTCGCGTTCACTCCCAAGGGCGAGCTGATCCAGCTGCCCAAGGGCGCGACTCCGGTCGATTTCGCTTATGCGGTGCACACCGATCTGGGCGACCGCACGGTCGGCGCCAAGGTCAACGGGCGGGTGGTGCCGCTGCGCACGCTGCTCGACAATGGCGACCAGGTCGAAATCCTCGCGTCGGAGGCGCAGCACCCGCAGCCGAGCTGGCTACGGTTCGTGGCGACGGGCAAGGCGCGCTCGTCGATCCGCCGCTTCGTGCGCCACAAGGAGCGCGACGAGACGATCGAGCTGGGACGCAAGATCTATGACGAGATCGTCGGGCGGCTGCCGGCACCGCTGGCCGGAGAAGCGCTCGGCCGGGCGGTCAAGAAGTTCAAGCTCGAGGACAGCGAAGCGCTGATGATGGCGATCGCCCGCAAGCGCATCCGCGACGAGGAAGTGATGGAGGCGCTGATGCCGGGCTCGGCCGGCGGCGACACCGCGCGGCGGCCGCCGGCGCAGCGCCAGGCGATCTCGATCAAGGGGCTGACGCCGGGCGTCGCCTTTCATCTCGCCGATTGCTGCCACCCGATCCCGGGCGACCGGATCGTCGGCCTGAGGCGCGAGGACGAGAGCATCGAGGTCCACGTCATCGGCTGCGACCGGCTGGCCAGCGGGATCGATGCCGACTGGCTCGACCTGGCGTGGGGCGACGAGAGCGAGGGCGGTCGGGCGCGGCTGTGCGTCATCCTGCGCGACGTCGCCGGGGCGTTGGGCGAGATGGCGGGGATGATGGGCGCGCAGCGGGCCAATATCGTCAACCTGGCGCTGGTCCACCGCGACGGCAGCTTCCACACCTTCCACCTCGACGTCGAGGTCGACGACCTCGCCCACCTCCACGCCTTGCTGGCCGCGCTGCGCTCGGCAGACAGCGTGTCGAGCGCGGAGCGGCTCTAGGCCTTCCGCGCTTTCGGCTTGCGGATCGAGTCGGCGCCGCCGGCGGCGAGCACGGCGAGGGTGACGAGGTCGGACGAGGCGGCGGTCATCGGCGCGATCTGGACCGGCAGCGGCATGCCCAGCAGATAGGGGCCGAGCACGCTTTCGCCGCCCAGCGCGCGCAACAGCTTGGCCGAGATGTTGGCCGATTGCAGGCCCGGCATGATGAGGATGTTGGCCGGGCCGGTGAGCCGGCTGAACGGGTAGAATTTGCGCTGCATGTCGAACGTCAGGGCGACGTCCGGGCCCATCTCGCCTTCATATTCGAAATCGGTGACGAGCGTGTCTAGCAGCTTCACCGCGTCGCGCAGCTCGGCGATGTGGCGGCCGGGCGGATTGCCGAAGGTGGTGTAGCTGATGAACGCGACCCGCGGGTCCTGGCCCATGCGGCGGGCGAAGGCGGCCGAGCGGATGGCGATGGCGGCGAGCTGCTCGGCGGTCGGGCGCTCGGTCACCGCGGTGTCGGCGATCATGATCGTGCGCTGGCGCCCGACGACGACGTTGATTCCGAACGGTTCGGTGCCGTTCTCCTCGTCGAGCACGACCCGGACCTCGCGCAGCGACTGGCTGAACGGGCGGGTGGTGCCGGTGATCATCGCGTCGCCCTCGCCGAGCGCGAGCATGGCGGTGGCGAAGATGTTGCGGTCCATGTTGACCATCCGCTCGGCCTCGCGGCGCAGCATGCCGTGGCGCTGGCGGCGCTTGTAGAGATGCTCGACGGCGCGGTCGACGAGCGGCGAGTTGCGGCTGTTGAGCACCTCGTAGCTTTCGGCGTCGTCGACTCCCAGCGCGCGCAGCCGGTCGTGGACGTCTTCGCGACCGACCAGCACGGGCACCCCGTAGCCGCCCTCCTTGAAGGCGATCGCGGCGCGCAGGACGTTCTCCTCCTCGCCTTCGGCGAACAACACGCGCTTGGGATTGGCCTTGGCCGCCTCGAATGCCAGGCTCAGCGCCGAAGCGGTCGGATTGAGCCGCTTGCGAAGCTCGCTTCGATAGACTTCGAAATCGCGGATCGGGCGGCGCGCGACGCCGCTGTCCATCGCCGCTCGGGCAACGGCGACGGGGACGATCTCGATCAGCCGCGGATCGAACGGCGCGGGGATGATGTAGTCGAGCCCGAAATGGTGGGCGGTCCCGCCATAGGCCGAGGCGACTTCCTCCGGCACCGCCTCGCGCGCCAGCGCGGCGAGCGCTTCGGCGGCAGCGATCTTCATCTCGTCGTTGATGCCGGTCGCGCGCACGTCGAGCGCGCCGCGGAAGATGAACGGGAAGCCGAGGACGTTGTTGACCTGGTTCGGATAGTCCGAGCGGCCGGTGGCGATGATCGCGTCCGGACGTACCGCGCGCGCCTCCTCGGGCAGGATCTCGGGCACCGGATTGGCCATTGCGAAGATGATCGGCTGGGGCGCCATGGCGGCAACCATTTCGGGCTTGAGCGCTCCCGCCGCGCTGAGGCCGAGGAACACGTCGGCACGTTTCAGCGCCTCCTCCAGGCTGCGCGCCTCGGTCGGGACGGCGTGGGCCGATTTGAACTGGTCCATCTTGTCGCGGCCGGGATAGAGCGGGCCGGAGCGGTCGCACATGATGACGTGGTCGTGGCGGACACCCATCGACTTGATCAATTCGGTGCAGGCGATCGCCGCCGCGCCGGCGCCGTTGACCACCACCTTGATATCCTTGAGCGCGCGCCCGGTGAGGTGGCAGGCGTTGATCAGCCCGGCGGCGGTAATGATCGCCGTGCCGTGCTGGTCGTCGTGGAACACCGGGATGTTCATCCGCTCCTTAAGCGCCTGCTCGATGATGAAGCATTCCGGCGCAGCGATGTCCTCGAGGTTGATCCCGCCGAAGCTCGGCTCGAGCAAAGCCACCGCCTCGATGAACTTGTCGGCGTCGGCGGTGTCGAGCTCAAGGTCGATCGAATCGACGTCGGCGAAGCGCTTGAACAGCACCGCCTTGCCTTCCATCACCGGCTTCGAAGCGAGCGCGCCGAGGTTGCCAAGGCCAAGGATGGCGGTGCCGTTGGAAATGACCGCGACGAGATTGCCTTTGGCGGTGAGATCGTAGGCGCGATCCGGATCGGCGGCGATCTCCTCGACCGGGATCGCCACGCCGGGCGAATAGGCGAGGCTGAGGTCGCGCTGGGTGGCCATCGGCTTGGAGGCGATGATTTCGATCTTGCCGGGCCGGCCGCGGGCGTGGAAATCGATCGCCTCGTCGCGGGTGAATTTGACGTTGCTTTCGCTCAAAGCGCTCTCCCTTGCGGCAGCGCTTTAGCGGCCTTTGGAGCGATGAGTCACCCTCGCTTGGGCGAAGCTTTGGGGCTAGCAGGGGAAGCGATGGCCCGAAGCGACGAGACCGGCGGCAAGGTAACGCCGATGATGGCGCAATATCATGCGCTCAAGGCCGAGGCCGGCGATGCCCTGCTGTTCTACCGGATGGGCGATTTCTTCGAATTGTTCTTCGACGATGCGAAGGCCGCCGCGGCGTGCCTCGACATCGCGCTGACCAAGCGCGGCGCCGATGGCGGCGAGCCGGTGCCGATGTGCGGCGTTCCGGTCCATTCGGCCGAGGTCTATCTGGCGCGCCTGATCCGCGGCGGCTTCGCGGTTGCGATCGCCGAGCAGATCGAAAGCCCGGCCGAGGCGCGGCGGGCGCGCGGATCTAAGGCGCTGGTCGAGCGGGCGATCGTCCGGCTGGTTACTGCCGGGACGCTGACCGAGGAGGCGCTGCTGGCGCCGGCCGCAGCGAACTGGCTGGCGGCGGTGGCCCGGGCTGGCGAGGAATGGGCGGTCGCAGCGGCGGACATCTCGACGGGTCGGTTCGAGATCACGCGCTGCGGCTTCGGCGAACTGAAGAGCGAACTGGCGCGGATCGATCCGGCCGAGACGATTTGCGACGGCACGGTCCCGGGGATCGCGGCGCGGCCGGGCAAGGGCGGGTTCGACAGCGCCGGCGGCGAGCGGGCGCTCAAGGCGCGGTTCGCGGTCGCCACGCTCGACGGGTTCGGGGAGTTGAGCCGCGCCGAGCTGGCGGCGGCGGGGGGCCTGCTGGCCTATCTCGACGCGACCCAGAAAGACTCGGGCGTGTTCCTGGCCGCGCCGCGGCGCGTGGCGCGCGACGCGCATGTCGGGATCGACCAGGCGACCCGCGACAGCCTCGAGATCTGCCGCTCGGCGCGCGGCGAGGTGAAGGGCAGCCTGTGGCACGAGGTCGACCGCTGCGTCACGGCGGCAGGACGGCGGATGCTTGCCAGCGATTTGTCCGCGCCACTGACCGAGCGCCGGGCGATCGAGCGGCGGCTGGCGCTGGTCCAGCATTTCCACGATCAGCAGCCGCTGCGTGCGCGGGTGCGCGAGGCGCTGAAGGCGATGCCCGATATCGGCCGGGCGCTCGGGCGGCTGGTGGCCGGGCGCGGCGGACCGCGCGACCTGGCGCAATTGCGCGACGGGCTCATGGCTGCGGCCGCGCTGCGCGATCAATGGAACGGCGGTGGGCCGCTGCCCGATCTGCTCAAGGAAATGATGCCGGCGCTCGGCGGCCATGCCGCTTTAACCGACCGGCTGGCGCTGGCGCTGGTCGACAGCCCGCCGATCGAGGCGGCGAAAGGCGGTTATATTGCGACGGGCTTCGACCCCGCGCTCGATGCCCTGCGGGAGGCGTCGAGTGACGGCCGGCGGGCCATCGCCGCGCTCGAGGCGCGCTATCGCGAGGCGACCGGCGTGGCGGCGCTCAAGATCCGCCACAATGCGGTGCTCGGCTATCATATCGAAGTGCCGGCGCGGCATGCCGACCGGCTGATGGCGCCGGACAGCGGCTTCGCGCATCGCCAGACGCTGGCGGGAGTTGTCCGGTTCAATTCGCCCGACCTGCATGAGGAAGCGGGGCGCGTCGTCGAGGCCGGGGCGCACGCGCTGGCAGCGGAAGCCGCGCACCTTCAACGACTGACCGCGTTGGCGGTCGAGCGGCGCGAGGCGATCGCCGAGACCGCGGATGCGGTGGCGCGGATCGATGTCGCCGCGGCCAATGCCGAGCGCGCCGCCGTGGACGGCTGGTGCCTGCCGGCGCTTGAGGATCAGCCGTGCCTGGAGATCAGCGCCGGGCGCCATCCGGTGGTCGAGCGCGCGCTGCGCGAGACCGGCGAGCGGTTCGTCGCCAACGACGTTGCGCTCGGGCCGGCCGACCGGCTGTGGCTGATCACCGGCCCCAACATGGGCGGCAAGTCGACTTTCCTCAGGCAAGCGGCGCTGATCGTGCTGCTCGCCCAGGCCGGCTGCTACGTGCCCGCCGCGGCGGCGCGGATCGGGATCGTCGATCGCCTGTTTAGCCGTGTGGGAGCCTCGGACAATCTGGCGCGCGGCCGCTCGACTTTCATGGTCGAGATGGTCGAAACGGCCGCTATCCTGGCGCAGGCGACCTCGCGCAGCCTGGTGATACTCGACGAAATCGGGCGCGGCACCTCCACCTATGACGGATTGGCGATCGCCTGGGCGGTGGTCGAGGCGATGCACGACACGGTCCGCGCGCGAACCCTGTTCGCGACCCACTATCACGAGCTGACCAGGCTCGCCGGACGGCTCGACGGGCTGTCGCTGCACCATGTCCGGGCGCGTGAATGGAAGGGCGATCTGGTCCTGCTGCACGAAGTGGCCAAGGGGGCGGCCGACCGCAGTTACGGGATTGCCGTGGCGCGGCTCGCCGGGCTGCCTGCCGCGGTGGTCTCCCGCGCGAAGGAGGTGCTGGCCAAGCTCGAGAAGGGACGCGAGGCGACCGGCGGGATCGCCGCGGGGCTCGACGACCTGCCGCTGTTCGCCGCCGCGATCCCGAGCGAGCCGGCGAGCAATCCGGTGGCCGATGCGCTGGCGGAGATCGAGCCCGACCGTTTGAGCCCGCGCGAAGCGCTCGAGGCGATTTACCGGTTGAAGCAATTGGCGAGCGAGCGCGGCGGATGATCAGGCCGCGCTTCGAGCTAATCGAGGAGCGGCGCGCGATCATCGACCGGCGGGCGCTGGCCGAGCGAATGATGGGCCTGGATGGCGACGCTCAAGCGGGCCTGCTCGACGCGGCGCTTCGCAACGGTCGCGCACAGATTGCCCAGCGGCTTGCGATTGCTCCGGCGCGCGGGCGCAGGGCGGCAGCGGCGATGGCCTATCTCGCCGACCAGATCCTGCGACTGACCATGGATCTCACGGCCGTTGGGGAAACAGACGACAGCCTGGCGCTGATCGGCCTCGGCGGCACCGGACGCGGCGAAATGGCGCCGTACAGCGATGTCGACCTGCTGTTCCTCGTGCCCCCAGGCGCGCACGGCGCCTGTGCGAGCCGGATCGAGGCGATCCTCGGGATGCTGTGGCAACTCGGCTGGAAGGTCGGCCATGCGGTGCGCGATCCGGGTGAGCTGATGCAGCTGGCCGGCGAGGATCTCACCATCCGTACGGCCTTCCTCGAGGCCAGATGGATTTGGGGCGACCAGGCGCTGTTCGACTCGGCCTGGGCGGAGTTCGCGCGGGCCTTTGTCGGAACCCACGACAAGGCGTTCGTCGCGGCCAAAATGGCCGAGCGCGATGAGCGGCACCGGCGCATGGGCGACAGCCGCTATGTCGTTGAGCCCAACATCAAGGACGGCAAGGGCGGGCTTCGCGATCTCCACACGCTGCGCTGGATCGCCGCGTCGGCGCTGGGGATCGACAGCAGCGCCGGGCTGGTCGAGGCGGGACTGCTGAGCGCGGCCGAGCAGCGGCGGTTCGAGCGCGCCGAGCGTTTCCTGTGGGCGGTACGCTGCCACCTTCACCTGATTGCCGGCCGCGCCGAGGAGCGGCTTGGCTTCGACCACCAGCGCGAGATCGCCGCCGCGCTGCGCTACGCCGACCGGCCGGGCAAGTCGGCGGTCGAGCGGTTCATGCAATTCTACTTCTTGCAGGCCAAGGCGGTCGGCGACCTGACCGGGATCCTGCTGGCCCAGATCGACGATCGGCTGGGGGCACGCGGGCGGCGCTTTGCCCTGCCGACGTTCCGCCGCAGGCCGGGCAAGCTCAACGGCTTCTGCCTCGACCGCGGGCGTTTGTCGGTGCCGAACGAGCGCTTCCTCGCCGAGCGGCCGCAGCGGCTGATCGAACTATTTGCGCTGGCAGCCCGCGAGGGGCTGGAGATCCACCCGGCGGCGATGCGCTCGGCGGCGCGCAGCGTGCGGCTGGTCGACGGGGTGCGCGACGACCCCGAGGCCAATGCCTTGTTCCTCGAGGTGCTGACCAGCCGAGCCCAGCCGGACCTGGTGCTGCGCTGGATGAACGAGGCCGGGGTGTTCGGCCGCTTCGTGCCCGACTTCGGCCGGGTCGTCGCGCAGATGCAGTTCGACATGTACCATCACTACACGGTCGACGAGCACACCATCCGGGCGATCGGGCTGACCGCGGCGATCGAGCGCGGTGAAATGGCCGAGGATCATCCGCTGTCGACCGCCCTGTTCCGTCAATTGGGATCGCGCCGGACACTCTATGTCGCGGTGCTGTTGCACGACATCGCCAAGGGCCGCGGCGGCGACCATAGCGAGATCGGGGCGGAGATCGCGCTCGAGCTTTGCCCGCGGCTCGGGCTCGACGAAGCGGAGACCGAGACCGTCGCCTGGCTGGTGCGCCACCATCTGCTGATGAGCCGCACGGCACAGCGGCGCGACCTCAGCGATCCGGCCACGATCACCGAATTCGCCAACGCCGTGCAGAGCCCCGAGCGGCTCCGCCTGCTGCTGATCCTGACCGTCGTCGACACCCGCGCGGTCGGGCCTGGCACGTGGAACGACTGGAAGCGGCGGCTGCTTCGCCAGCTGTACGATTCGACCGAGGAGAAATTGCGGCTCGGCCACAAGCAGCGCGGGCGGAGCGAAGCGGTCACCGCGCGGCAGGACGAGCTGCGCGCGCAACTGGGCTGGCCGGCGGCATCGTTCCGAGCGCACGCACGGCGGCTGCCCGACAGCTATTGGATCGCCGAGCCGATCGACTGGCAGCGCGCCAACGCGCTCCAGATCGCCGAGGCCGAGGCACAGGTCGGCGAGATCGCGCCGAGCGTCAGCGTCGCTGATGAGCCGGAGCTGGCGGCGACCCGAGTGAGCGTGTTCGCGCCCGACCGGCCCGGACTATTCTATCGCATCTGCGCCGGGCTGGCGGCGGCGGGCGCGTCGATCGTCGATGCGCGAATCCACACCACGCGCGATGGGTTGGCGCTCGATAATCTCGTCGTCCTGACCGGCCAGGGCCGTGCCTATGGCGACCAGCGGATGCGCGGCCGATTGGCGCGCGCGGTCGAGCAAGCGATTGGCGGCGAGACGCTCCCGACCCTCCCGGCGATTTCGCCGATCGCTCGACGCCAAGCCGCGTTCCGGATCGCGCCATCGGTCGTGATCGCCCCGCGCGCGTCGAACCGGACGACGGTGATCGAGGTCAAGGCGCGCGACCGCGCCGGACTGCTGGCGCGGCTCGCATTGGCGATCCACAGCCAGGGGCACCACGTCCATTCGGCGCATATCGCCACCTATGGCGAACGTGCGGTCGATACCTTCTACGTCACCAACGGCGCCGGCCGGAAACTGGCAGTCGGCGAGGCCGAGGAGCTTCGCCGGGCGCTGCTGGCAGCGGCGGCCGAGGACGCAGTGGACCTTCGCGCCGCATAGAAAAAAAGGGCCCCACCCGAAGGTGAGGCCCCGGATCGGTTGCGCCTTTAGCCGCGCTCGGGTTCCGGCGGCGGCGGCGGAGGCGGAGGCGGCGGAGGGCAGCTTTCCGTCGCCAGGATCACCGAGCCATCCGGGCAGGTCTGGGTTGCCGGAGCGGGCGGCGGCGGGGGCGGCGGCGGCGCTTCGACCACCTCCTCGACCACCCGCGGAGCTGGCTGCCACTTGGCACGCAGCGTCAGGCCGTACATCCGCGGATCGCCGAGGAAGGCGGCATAAAGCTGGTTCGAGCGGTTGGGCGGCGACGGCAGGTTGCAGAAGCCGTTGGCCGCGCCGCGCTCGGTGCAGCTG of Sphingomonas mesophila contains these proteins:
- a CDS encoding RelA/SpoT family protein, giving the protein MLRQYELIERVRAYDPDADEALINRAYVFSMKAHGAQVRASGDPYFSHPIEVAGILTDLKLDDETIVTAILHDTIEDTVATPEQIEKLFGTSVARLVDGVTKLSKIEAQSENERQAENLRKFLLALSGDIRVLLVKLADRLHNMRTLHHIKNEDKRRRIARETMDIYAPLAERIGMYEMMTEMQTLAFRELEPDAFASITRRLNQLHAAGGDLVSRIGLGLQLHLADHGLDAEVTGREKHPFSIWKKMAERHISFEQLSDVMAFRVIVDKVEDCYRALGHIHERWPMVPGRFKDFISTPKRNGYRSLHTSVIHDSKMRIEVQIRSRDMHAQAERGLAAHWAYKEGKPAADLHVPWVDELVEILEHADSPEELLEHTRMAMYQDRIFAFTPKGELIQLPKGATPVDFAYAVHTDLGDRTVGAKVNGRVVPLRTLLDNGDQVEILASEAQHPQPSWLRFVATGKARSSIRRFVRHKERDETIELGRKIYDEIVGRLPAPLAGEALGRAVKKFKLEDSEALMMAIARKRIRDEEVMEALMPGSAGGDTARRPPAQRQAISIKGLTPGVAFHLADCCHPIPGDRIVGLRREDESIEVHVIGCDRLASGIDADWLDLAWGDESEGGRARLCVILRDVAGALGEMAGMMGAQRANIVNLALVHRDGSFHTFHLDVEVDDLAHLHALLAALRSADSVSSAERL
- a CDS encoding NADP-dependent malic enzyme — translated: MSESNVKFTRDEAIDFHARGRPGKIEIIASKPMATQRDLSLAYSPGVAIPVEEIAADPDRAYDLTAKGNLVAVISNGTAILGLGNLGALASKPVMEGKAVLFKRFADVDSIDLELDTADADKFIEAVALLEPSFGGINLEDIAAPECFIIEQALKERMNIPVFHDDQHGTAIITAAGLINACHLTGRALKDIKVVVNGAGAAAIACTELIKSMGVRHDHVIMCDRSGPLYPGRDKMDQFKSAHAVPTEARSLEEALKRADVFLGLSAAGALKPEMVAAMAPQPIIFAMANPVPEILPEEARAVRPDAIIATGRSDYPNQVNNVLGFPFIFRGALDVRATGINDEMKIAAAEALAALAREAVPEEVASAYGGTAHHFGLDYIIPAPFDPRLIEIVPVAVARAAMDSGVARRPIRDFEVYRSELRKRLNPTASALSLAFEAAKANPKRVLFAEGEEENVLRAAIAFKEGGYGVPVLVGREDVHDRLRALGVDDAESYEVLNSRNSPLVDRAVEHLYKRRQRHGMLRREAERMVNMDRNIFATAMLALGEGDAMITGTTRPFSQSLREVRVVLDEENGTEPFGINVVVGRQRTIMIADTAVTERPTAEQLAAIAIRSAAFARRMGQDPRVAFISYTTFGNPPGRHIAELRDAVKLLDTLVTDFEYEGEMGPDVALTFDMQRKFYPFSRLTGPANILIMPGLQSANISAKLLRALGGESVLGPYLLGMPLPVQIAPMTAASSDLVTLAVLAAGGADSIRKPKARKA
- the mutS gene encoding DNA mismatch repair protein MutS — its product is MARSDETGGKVTPMMAQYHALKAEAGDALLFYRMGDFFELFFDDAKAAAACLDIALTKRGADGGEPVPMCGVPVHSAEVYLARLIRGGFAVAIAEQIESPAEARRARGSKALVERAIVRLVTAGTLTEEALLAPAAANWLAAVARAGEEWAVAAADISTGRFEITRCGFGELKSELARIDPAETICDGTVPGIAARPGKGGFDSAGGERALKARFAVATLDGFGELSRAELAAAGGLLAYLDATQKDSGVFLAAPRRVARDAHVGIDQATRDSLEICRSARGEVKGSLWHEVDRCVTAAGRRMLASDLSAPLTERRAIERRLALVQHFHDQQPLRARVREALKAMPDIGRALGRLVAGRGGPRDLAQLRDGLMAAAALRDQWNGGGPLPDLLKEMMPALGGHAALTDRLALALVDSPPIEAAKGGYIATGFDPALDALREASSDGRRAIAALEARYREATGVAALKIRHNAVLGYHIEVPARHADRLMAPDSGFAHRQTLAGVVRFNSPDLHEEAGRVVEAGAHALAAEAAHLQRLTALAVERREAIAETADAVARIDVAAANAERAAVDGWCLPALEDQPCLEISAGRHPVVERALRETGERFVANDVALGPADRLWLITGPNMGGKSTFLRQAALIVLLAQAGCYVPAAAARIGIVDRLFSRVGASDNLARGRSTFMVEMVETAAILAQATSRSLVILDEIGRGTSTYDGLAIAWAVVEAMHDTVRARTLFATHYHELTRLAGRLDGLSLHHVRAREWKGDLVLLHEVAKGAADRSYGIAVARLAGLPAAVVSRAKEVLAKLEKGREATGGIAAGLDDLPLFAAAIPSEPASNPVADALAEIEPDRLSPREALEAIYRLKQLASERGG
- a CDS encoding [protein-PII] uridylyltransferase, which translates into the protein MIRPRFELIEERRAIIDRRALAERMMGLDGDAQAGLLDAALRNGRAQIAQRLAIAPARGRRAAAAMAYLADQILRLTMDLTAVGETDDSLALIGLGGTGRGEMAPYSDVDLLFLVPPGAHGACASRIEAILGMLWQLGWKVGHAVRDPGELMQLAGEDLTIRTAFLEARWIWGDQALFDSAWAEFARAFVGTHDKAFVAAKMAERDERHRRMGDSRYVVEPNIKDGKGGLRDLHTLRWIAASALGIDSSAGLVEAGLLSAAEQRRFERAERFLWAVRCHLHLIAGRAEERLGFDHQREIAAALRYADRPGKSAVERFMQFYFLQAKAVGDLTGILLAQIDDRLGARGRRFALPTFRRRPGKLNGFCLDRGRLSVPNERFLAERPQRLIELFALAAREGLEIHPAAMRSAARSVRLVDGVRDDPEANALFLEVLTSRAQPDLVLRWMNEAGVFGRFVPDFGRVVAQMQFDMYHHYTVDEHTIRAIGLTAAIERGEMAEDHPLSTALFRQLGSRRTLYVAVLLHDIAKGRGGDHSEIGAEIALELCPRLGLDEAETETVAWLVRHHLLMSRTAQRRDLSDPATITEFANAVQSPERLRLLLILTVVDTRAVGPGTWNDWKRRLLRQLYDSTEEKLRLGHKQRGRSEAVTARQDELRAQLGWPAASFRAHARRLPDSYWIAEPIDWQRANALQIAEAEAQVGEIAPSVSVADEPELAATRVSVFAPDRPGLFYRICAGLAAAGASIVDARIHTTRDGLALDNLVVLTGQGRAYGDQRMRGRLARAVEQAIGGETLPTLPAISPIARRQAAFRIAPSVVIAPRASNRTTVIEVKARDRAGLLARLALAIHSQGHHVHSAHIATYGERAVDTFYVTNGAGRKLAVGEAEELRRALLAAAAEDAVDLRAA